One Hydrogenophaga crassostreae genomic region harbors:
- the fdhD gene encoding formate dehydrogenase accessory sulfurtransferase FdhD: MPQGVRTTTVTALRSGVTSVQTDWVAEEVPVALVFNGISHAVMLASPNDLEDFALGFGLTEGLLANRAELYGMDIERDERGVSVLLEVAAACEWRLKERRRNLTGRTGCGLCGTESLDQVSHAVPAAPEVQLQSGALARGQRALREWQVLQQLTGAAHAAAWCDLDGRIVMLREDIGRHNALDKLVGAMTQAHCDPLQGWVLVTSRASFEMVQKTAMAGAGVLAAVSAPTSMAVNLAQRCGLALAGFVRGDDCVAYTQAHRLGLETP; the protein is encoded by the coding sequence ATGCCCCAGGGTGTTCGAACCACCACGGTCACAGCGTTGCGCAGTGGTGTGACGTCGGTGCAAACCGACTGGGTGGCCGAGGAAGTGCCTGTGGCGCTGGTGTTCAACGGCATTTCCCACGCGGTGATGCTGGCGAGCCCGAACGATCTCGAAGACTTTGCACTGGGCTTTGGTTTGACCGAGGGCTTGCTGGCGAATCGCGCCGAACTGTACGGGATGGACATCGAGCGCGACGAACGGGGTGTCAGTGTGTTGCTCGAGGTGGCCGCGGCTTGTGAGTGGCGCCTGAAAGAGCGCCGGCGCAACCTGACCGGGCGCACGGGTTGCGGTCTGTGTGGCACCGAAAGCCTCGATCAGGTGAGCCATGCTGTGCCGGCCGCTCCTGAAGTTCAACTGCAATCCGGTGCGTTGGCCCGCGGTCAAAGGGCGTTGCGCGAGTGGCAGGTGCTGCAGCAACTCACGGGCGCTGCCCATGCTGCCGCCTGGTGTGATCTGGACGGGCGCATCGTGATGCTGAGAGAAGATATCGGCCGCCACAACGCCCTCGACAAGCTGGTGGGCGCCATGACCCAGGCCCATTGCGATCCCCTGCAAGGCTGGGTCCTGGTCACCAGTCGGGCCAGTTTCGAGATGGTGCAAAAAACCGCCATGGCAGGCGCGGGCGTGCTCGCCGCGGTCTCGGCCCCCACCTCCATGGCGGTGAACCTGGCTCAGCGTTGCGGGCTGGCGCTGGCCGGATTCGTGCGCGGCGATGACTGTGTGGCTTACACGCAGGCCCATCGGCTGGGGCTTGAAACACCCTGA
- a CDS encoding response regulator codes for MRLLLAEDDAMLGSGMEKALSRAGFIVDWVKQGSHARTAVTDQTYDVILLDLGLPGTSGLELLKAWRQQQLTTPVLIVTARDAVQDRVAGLNLGADDYLSKPFDLDELMARIHALARRHSGRSQPLLQLGRLKVDPLQHRAHLGERDLALSPREFKLLQALMDKPGAVLSIDQLENRLYGWEDEVASNAVEVHLHHLRRKLVEPWIRNVRGVGYKVVNPD; via the coding sequence ATGAGATTGCTGCTTGCCGAAGACGATGCCATGCTGGGTTCGGGCATGGAGAAGGCGCTGTCCCGCGCGGGCTTCATCGTCGACTGGGTAAAACAGGGCTCCCATGCCCGAACCGCCGTCACGGACCAGACTTACGACGTGATCCTGCTCGACCTCGGGCTGCCCGGCACCTCCGGACTCGAGTTGCTCAAGGCCTGGCGCCAGCAACAGCTCACAACCCCGGTGCTGATCGTCACGGCCCGAGATGCGGTGCAAGACCGGGTGGCAGGGCTGAACCTCGGTGCCGATGACTACCTCAGCAAACCCTTCGACCTCGACGAACTGATGGCCCGTATCCATGCGCTGGCGCGCCGCCATTCCGGGCGCAGCCAGCCCTTGCTCCAGCTTGGCAGGCTCAAGGTCGATCCACTGCAGCACCGTGCCCACCTGGGTGAACGTGATCTGGCGCTGTCACCCCGTGAGTTCAAGCTGCTGCAGGCGTTGATGGACAAACCCGGTGCGGTGCTGTCCATCGATCAACTCGAAAACCGGCTCTATGGCTGGGAAGACGAGGTGGCCAGCAATGCGGTGGAGGTGCACCTCCACCATTTGCGGCGCAAACTGGTGGAACCCTGGATCCGCAACGTGCGGGGCGTGGGGTACAAAGTTGTGAACCCGGATTGA
- the fdhF gene encoding formate dehydrogenase subunit alpha encodes MLKHITIEIDRGTPARTSSETVELTIDGNRVKVPKGTSLMRAASDAGIQVPKLCATDSLEPFGSCRLCLVEIDGRKGTPASCTTPVEAGMVVHTQTPKLQKLRKGVMELYISDHPLDCLTCSANGNCELQDMAGVTGLRNVRYGVGGAVVDGVAGDHHCDAKQDESNPYFTYDASKCIVCNRCVRACEETQGTFALTISGRGFESRVSPGQDQPFMDSECVSCGACVEACPTATLQEKSIIELGQPEHSAITTCAYCGVGCGFKAEMKGNTVVRMVPWKDGKANEGHSCVKGRFAWGYATHKDRITKPMIRAKITDPWREVSWDEAIGYAAGEFKRIQAKHGKDSVGGITSSRCTNEEVYLVQKLIRAAFGTNNVDTCARVCHSPTGYGMGQTFGTSAGTQTFKSVEQADVIMVIGANPTDAHPVFASRMKRRLREGAKLIVVDPRRIELVETPHVRADHHLALKPGTNVAMITALAHVVATEGLVNEAYVAERCDMKSFNEWRAFVSRPENSPEAFEAVTGVPADEVRKAARLFASGPNSAIYYGLGVTEHAQGSTMVIGIANLAMACGMVGREGVGVNPLRGQNNVQGSCDMGSFPHELPGYRHIGDTTVRAQFEAHWGVEISPEPGLRIPNMFEAALGGSFLGLYCQGEDIVQSDPNTQHVSAALSAMECIVVQDIFLNETAKYAHVLLPGSSFLEKDGTFTNAERRISRVRQVMPPLAGLGDWEVTMKLANALGYPMHYNHPEEIMQEIAELTPSFQGVSFEKIDRLGSVQWPCNEETEDAGTATMHVDHFVRGKGKFFNTQYIPSDEKITRRFPLLLTTGRILSQYNVGAQTRRTPNNQWHDEDLLEIHPHDALDRGVKAGDWVGISSRAGQTVMRAQISERMQPGVVYTTFHFPESGANVITTDSSDWATNCPEYKVTAVQVVPVTQPSDWQKGYEAFDRQQMGLLRQGQASEVVGK; translated from the coding sequence ATGTTGAAGCACATCACAATTGAAATCGACCGCGGCACACCGGCGCGGACCTCCAGCGAAACGGTGGAGCTGACCATTGATGGCAACCGCGTGAAGGTGCCGAAAGGGACATCGCTCATGCGGGCTGCCTCGGACGCGGGTATTCAGGTGCCCAAGCTCTGTGCCACAGACAGTCTGGAACCTTTTGGCTCCTGTCGCCTGTGTCTGGTGGAAATCGATGGCCGCAAAGGCACGCCCGCCTCTTGCACCACGCCGGTCGAGGCGGGCATGGTGGTGCACACGCAAACCCCCAAGCTGCAAAAGCTGCGCAAGGGCGTGATGGAGCTTTATATTTCCGATCACCCACTGGACTGCCTGACTTGCAGCGCCAACGGCAACTGCGAGTTGCAAGACATGGCCGGCGTGACGGGCCTGCGCAACGTGCGCTACGGCGTGGGTGGCGCGGTGGTGGATGGTGTGGCGGGGGACCACCATTGCGATGCCAAACAAGACGAGTCCAATCCCTACTTCACTTACGACGCCAGCAAGTGCATCGTCTGCAACCGCTGTGTGCGGGCCTGTGAAGAGACGCAGGGCACCTTTGCGCTGACCATTTCCGGACGCGGGTTCGAGAGCCGGGTGTCACCGGGCCAGGATCAGCCCTTCATGGACAGCGAATGTGTGAGTTGCGGCGCTTGCGTTGAAGCCTGCCCGACCGCCACGCTGCAGGAAAAATCCATCATCGAACTCGGTCAACCCGAGCACAGTGCCATTACCACCTGTGCCTATTGCGGCGTGGGTTGTGGCTTCAAGGCCGAAATGAAAGGCAATACGGTCGTGCGCATGGTGCCGTGGAAAGACGGCAAGGCCAACGAGGGCCACTCTTGCGTGAAAGGCCGCTTTGCCTGGGGTTACGCGACCCACAAAGACCGCATCACCAAACCCATGATCCGTGCCAAGATCACCGATCCGTGGCGCGAAGTGAGCTGGGACGAGGCCATCGGCTATGCCGCCGGCGAGTTCAAACGCATCCAGGCCAAGCACGGCAAGGACTCGGTGGGCGGCATCACGTCGAGCCGTTGCACCAACGAAGAGGTGTACCTGGTTCAAAAACTGATCCGCGCGGCCTTTGGCACCAACAACGTGGACACCTGTGCCCGCGTCTGCCACTCGCCGACCGGTTACGGTATGGGCCAGACGTTTGGCACCTCTGCCGGCACGCAGACCTTCAAGTCGGTGGAGCAGGCCGATGTGATCATGGTGATCGGCGCCAACCCCACCGATGCCCACCCGGTGTTCGCATCGCGCATGAAGCGCCGCTTGCGCGAAGGCGCCAAGCTCATCGTGGTGGACCCGCGCCGCATCGAACTGGTGGAGACTCCCCATGTGCGCGCCGACCACCACCTGGCCTTGAAGCCCGGCACCAACGTGGCCATGATCACGGCCCTGGCTCATGTGGTGGCCACCGAGGGGCTGGTCAATGAGGCCTATGTGGCCGAGCGCTGCGACATGAAGAGCTTCAACGAATGGCGCGCTTTTGTAAGCCGCCCCGAGAACTCGCCGGAAGCATTCGAGGCGGTAACCGGTGTGCCGGCAGACGAAGTGCGCAAGGCCGCTCGCCTCTTCGCCAGTGGCCCCAATTCTGCGATCTATTACGGCCTGGGAGTGACCGAACACGCACAAGGCTCCACCATGGTGATTGGCATCGCCAACCTGGCCATGGCCTGTGGCATGGTCGGTCGCGAAGGTGTGGGGGTGAACCCTCTGCGCGGTCAAAACAACGTGCAGGGCAGTTGCGACATGGGCAGCTTCCCGCATGAGCTGCCGGGTTACCGCCACATTGGCGATACCACGGTGCGCGCGCAGTTCGAAGCGCATTGGGGCGTGGAGATCAGCCCGGAACCTGGTCTGCGCATTCCCAACATGTTCGAGGCCGCGCTGGGCGGCAGCTTCCTGGGGCTGTATTGCCAGGGTGAAGACATCGTGCAGTCGGATCCGAACACGCAGCACGTGTCGGCGGCGCTGTCGGCGATGGAGTGCATCGTGGTGCAGGACATCTTCCTGAACGAGACCGCCAAGTACGCCCATGTGTTGCTGCCCGGCAGCAGTTTCCTGGAAAAGGACGGCACCTTCACCAACGCCGAGCGCCGCATCAGCCGCGTGCGGCAGGTGATGCCGCCCCTGGCCGGTCTGGGCGACTGGGAGGTGACCATGAAGCTGGCGAATGCGCTGGGTTACCCCATGCATTACAACCACCCCGAAGAAATCATGCAGGAGATCGCCGAGCTCACACCGTCTTTCCAGGGTGTGAGCTTCGAGAAGATCGACCGCCTGGGCAGTGTGCAGTGGCCTTGCAATGAAGAGACCGAAGACGCAGGAACGGCCACCATGCACGTGGACCACTTCGTGCGTGGAAAAGGCAAATTCTTCAACACGCAGTACATCCCCAGCGACGAAAAGATCACGCGCCGCTTTCCGCTTCTGCTCACCACCGGCCGCATTCTCAGCCAGTACAACGTGGGAGCCCAAACCCGCCGCACACCCAACAACCAGTGGCACGACGAAGACCTGCTGGAGATCCACCCGCACGACGCGCTGGACCGCGGCGTCAAGGCCGGCGACTGGGTGGGCATCAGCAGCCGTGCAGGCCAGACCGTGATGCGGGCCCAGATCAGCGAGCGCATGCAGCCGGGCGTGGTGTACACCACCTTCCATTTTCCTGAGAGCGGTGCCAACGTGATCACCACCGACAGCTCCGACTGGGCCACCAACTGCCCCGAGTACAAGGTGACCGCGGTGCAGGTGGTGCCGGTGACGCAGCCTTCTGACTGGCAAAAGGGCTACGAGGCGTTTGACCGCCAGCAAATGGGTTTGCTGCGGCAGGGGCAAGCGTCCGAGGTGGTCGGCAAGTGA
- a CDS encoding formate dehydrogenase subunit gamma: MPEPLDTLIQQHRNEAGGLMPLLHAVQAAYGFVAPEMVEPIAKGFNLSRAEVHGVISYYHHFRTTPPGRTVVQVCRAEACKACGSDGLMAEVEQRLGIKAHETRADGAVSLEPVYCLGLCAQSPAMQVNDRLFARVTPERLPAVLSAVEVAA, encoded by the coding sequence ATGCCAGAGCCGCTCGATACCCTGATCCAACAACACCGAAACGAGGCAGGGGGACTCATGCCTTTGCTGCATGCCGTACAGGCTGCCTATGGCTTTGTCGCGCCTGAAATGGTTGAGCCCATTGCCAAAGGTTTCAATCTGTCGCGTGCCGAGGTGCATGGGGTGATCAGCTATTACCACCATTTCCGAACCACGCCGCCTGGACGCACGGTGGTGCAGGTGTGCCGGGCAGAGGCCTGCAAGGCTTGTGGGTCCGACGGACTGATGGCTGAGGTGGAGCAACGCTTGGGGATCAAGGCACATGAGACCCGGGCCGACGGCGCGGTGTCGCTGGAACCGGTGTATTGCCTGGGCCTGTGCGCTCAGTCGCCCGCCATGCAGGTCAACGACCGGCTGTTTGCCCGGGTCACGCCAGAGCGCTTGCCGGCGGTGTTGTCGGCCGTGGAGGTGGCGGCATGA
- a CDS encoding formate dehydrogenase subunit delta: protein MDIHNLISMANRIGQFFESFSDRTEALEGISNHIRKFWEPRMRQQLLAQLDEPAGEGLRPIVAEAMRAHRDQLV from the coding sequence ATGGATATCCACAACCTGATCAGCATGGCCAACCGCATTGGTCAGTTTTTTGAGTCTTTCAGCGATCGCACGGAAGCGCTGGAAGGCATCAGCAACCACATCCGGAAGTTCTGGGAGCCGCGCATGCGGCAACAACTCCTGGCACAACTCGATGAACCTGCCGGTGAGGGACTTCGGCCCATCGTCGCCGAAGCCATGAGGGCACACCGCGATCAACTCGTCTGA
- a CDS encoding sensor histidine kinase, with product MNSIRSRLLIWQISALLLAAVIAGVLTFLLARHGFDQVRDYGLQQIAHSVLRHDLTPMPGAANALNSPMTPGDEATAPPAALPADTEEVDADPDEGQFVSQVWSPSGELVFSSLDDDGPVLQPAGFHQTQWQDQTWRTYTVASNGRIAQVAVSIQDRDSSFYELLPGMLVPMVLLVVMLTLMIHEAVKRALRPLESLQRQIGQRAVSELHALDTTDLPVEVAPLALALNQLLKQLDQLLINQRQFLADAAHELNTPLAAIKLQAQLARRAPSGERETSLNELDTGIERAIHLAAQLLQLARAEPDARALEHSTVHWHAGVRQAVIQLSPLAEHRGIDLGLLQCQTADVRGDDTALRAMLDNLIDNALRYSPPGARVDVELTAVDGYARLVVSDNGPGIPSEQRERAMQRFVRLNSGDGTGSGLGLAIVQSIVLAHAGQMELRETPGGGLTVVVQLPLAGPGPVRDLQTS from the coding sequence TTGAATTCCATCCGCTCCCGCCTGCTGATCTGGCAGATTTCCGCGCTGCTGCTGGCCGCAGTGATTGCAGGCGTATTGACGTTTCTCCTCGCGCGCCACGGCTTCGATCAGGTGCGGGACTACGGGCTGCAACAAATCGCCCATTCGGTCTTGCGCCACGACCTGACGCCGATGCCGGGTGCGGCCAACGCCCTCAACTCCCCTATGACGCCCGGCGACGAAGCAACCGCCCCCCCTGCCGCGCTCCCGGCGGACACGGAAGAGGTTGACGCCGACCCCGATGAAGGCCAATTTGTCAGCCAGGTCTGGAGCCCTTCGGGTGAACTGGTTTTCTCCTCGCTCGACGACGATGGCCCGGTTTTGCAACCCGCGGGCTTTCACCAGACCCAGTGGCAAGACCAGACCTGGCGCACCTACACCGTTGCGAGCAACGGGCGCATCGCGCAGGTGGCCGTATCCATTCAAGACCGGGACAGCTCGTTCTACGAACTTTTGCCTGGCATGCTGGTGCCCATGGTGCTGCTGGTGGTGATGCTCACGCTGATGATCCACGAAGCGGTCAAACGGGCGCTGCGCCCATTGGAAAGTCTTCAGCGCCAGATCGGTCAACGCGCCGTTTCGGAGCTGCATGCCCTGGACACCACGGATCTGCCCGTTGAGGTGGCCCCACTGGCGCTCGCGCTCAACCAGTTGCTGAAGCAGCTCGATCAGTTGCTGATCAACCAGCGACAGTTTCTCGCCGACGCTGCACACGAACTCAACACACCGCTGGCTGCCATCAAACTGCAGGCCCAGTTGGCCCGGCGCGCACCCAGCGGCGAACGAGAGACTTCACTCAACGAACTGGACACCGGTATCGAACGCGCGATCCACCTGGCCGCCCAGCTGCTGCAACTGGCCCGCGCCGAACCCGATGCTCGGGCGCTCGAACACAGCACGGTGCACTGGCACGCCGGGGTGCGTCAGGCGGTGATACAGCTCTCCCCTCTGGCCGAGCATCGGGGCATTGACCTGGGTCTGTTGCAATGCCAGACCGCCGACGTTCGCGGCGATGACACGGCCTTGCGGGCCATGCTGGACAACCTGATCGACAACGCCTTGCGCTACTCTCCACCGGGCGCGAGGGTGGACGTGGAATTGACCGCTGTGGACGGCTATGCCCGGCTGGTGGTGTCTGACAACGGGCCGGGCATCCCGAGCGAACAACGTGAGCGCGCGATGCAACGCTTCGTTCGGCTCAACAGCGGCGATGGCACAGGCAGTGGCCTGGGGCTGGCCATCGTGCAGAGCATCGTGCTGGCACATGCGGGCCAGATGGAGCTTCGCGAAACACCCGGCGGCGGTCTCACGGTGGTCGTTCAACTGCCTCTCGCCGGTCCAGGCCCGGTCAGGGACCTTCAGACGAGTTGA
- a CDS encoding OFA family MFS transporter, with translation MGTSAVATGALVGGNGEGLLSKERIIAAPGFSRWLVPPAALAIHLCIGMAYGFSVFWLPLSKALGIKEALQCGPDVGFFGQLFTTRCDWSIATLGWMYTLFFVFLGLAAAVWGGWLERVGPRKVGVLAALCWGGGMLISALGIYLHQFWLMVLGSGVIGGIGLGLGYISPVSTLIKWFPDKRGMATGMAIMGFGGGAMIGSPLAAELMKIFSTPTEVGVWQTFAVMGAIYIVAMLCGAFGYRIPASGWKPEGWTPPAAQGSNAMITHGHVHVKKVWGIPQFWLVWLVLTMNVSAGIGVIGMASPMLQEVFGGSLIGVAGKFSELDKTQLTAIAGVAAGFAALLSLFNIVGRFFWASLSDKLGRKMTYTLFFLLGGILYFSIPASAGSANKLMFVGAFCIILSMYGGSFSTVPAYLADLFGTQMVGAIHGRLLTAWATAGIIGPVVVNYMREYQLGLGIPREQVYNQTMYILVGMLLVGLICNLLVRPVADKHFMTDAELAEERRLAHDRAKAGEVGKSHEAFHATSPVTVALAWAAVGIPLAWGVYRTMLSAAKFFG, from the coding sequence ATGGGGACATCTGCAGTGGCCACTGGGGCCTTGGTTGGGGGTAACGGCGAGGGGCTGTTGTCCAAAGAACGCATCATCGCAGCGCCGGGGTTCAGCCGGTGGCTGGTGCCGCCCGCGGCATTGGCGATTCACCTGTGCATTGGCATGGCGTATGGGTTTTCTGTTTTCTGGTTACCGCTGTCCAAGGCCCTGGGCATCAAGGAGGCGTTGCAGTGCGGACCTGATGTGGGGTTCTTCGGTCAGCTGTTCACCACCCGTTGCGATTGGTCAATTGCCACGCTGGGCTGGATGTACACCTTGTTCTTTGTGTTCCTCGGACTGGCTGCAGCGGTCTGGGGTGGCTGGCTGGAGCGGGTCGGTCCGCGCAAGGTCGGGGTGCTCGCCGCTCTGTGCTGGGGTGGCGGCATGCTGATCTCGGCGCTGGGCATTTATCTGCACCAGTTCTGGCTCATGGTGCTGGGCTCGGGCGTGATCGGTGGCATTGGTCTCGGGCTGGGCTACATCTCGCCGGTGTCGACGCTGATCAAGTGGTTTCCGGACAAGCGCGGCATGGCGACCGGCATGGCCATCATGGGCTTTGGTGGTGGGGCCATGATCGGCTCTCCGCTGGCCGCCGAGCTGATGAAAATTTTCTCAACGCCGACCGAAGTGGGCGTGTGGCAGACGTTTGCGGTGATGGGCGCGATCTACATCGTGGCGATGTTGTGCGGCGCGTTTGGCTACCGCATCCCCGCCAGTGGATGGAAGCCCGAAGGCTGGACGCCGCCGGCGGCACAGGGCAGCAACGCCATGATCACCCACGGCCATGTGCATGTGAAAAAGGTTTGGGGCATTCCCCAGTTCTGGCTGGTCTGGCTGGTGTTGACCATGAATGTGTCGGCCGGCATCGGCGTGATCGGCATGGCCAGCCCGATGTTGCAAGAGGTGTTTGGCGGCAGCCTGATCGGCGTGGCCGGCAAGTTCAGCGAACTGGACAAAACCCAGCTCACCGCCATAGCGGGTGTGGCCGCGGGTTTTGCCGCCTTGCTCAGCCTGTTCAATATCGTGGGCCGGTTCTTCTGGGCCAGCCTGTCCGACAAGCTCGGCCGCAAGATGACCTACACCTTGTTCTTCTTGCTTGGTGGCATTCTGTATTTCAGCATTCCCGCCAGCGCAGGCTCGGCCAACAAGCTGATGTTCGTGGGTGCTTTCTGCATCATCCTTAGCATGTACGGTGGGTCGTTCTCGACCGTGCCAGCTTATCTCGCCGATCTTTTCGGTACCCAGATGGTGGGCGCCATCCATGGCCGCCTGCTCACCGCCTGGGCCACGGCGGGCATCATCGGGCCCGTGGTTGTGAACTACATGCGTGAATACCAGCTCGGCCTTGGCATCCCTCGTGAGCAGGTGTACAACCAGACCATGTACATCCTGGTGGGCATGTTGCTGGTGGGGTTGATTTGCAATCTGCTGGTGCGCCCTGTGGCCGACAAACACTTCATGACCGATGCCGAATTGGCGGAGGAACGGCGCCTGGCGCACGACCGGGCCAAAGCGGGCGAAGTGGGCAAGAGCCACGAGGCGTTTCATGCCACCAGTCCGGTCACAGTGGCCCTTGCGTGGGCCGCCGTGGGCATTCCCCTGGCTTGGGGCGTTTACCGCACCATGCTCAGCGCTGCCAAGTTTTTTGGTTAG
- a CDS encoding formate dehydrogenase beta subunit yields MSAVKVFVPCDSAALAAGANEVAAALLNECARRGLAIDLVRNGSRGLFWLEPLVEVGTALGRVAYGPVTPEDVVSLLDAGLLDGGEHALRHGITEQIPFLALQERLTFRRMGITDPLSLADYEAHDGWQGLKRAVGMGSADLLHEVTHSGLRGRGGAAFPAGIKWKTVAGLQAAQKYVVCNADEGDSGTYSDRMTLEGDPFMLIEGMAIAAMTVGATEGYIYIRSEYPHAVATMTRAIALATEAGFLGDRVLGSEHIFHLHVRKAAGSYVCGEETAMLESLEGKRGIVRAKPPLPAIEGLFGLPTVINNVITFASVPVILARGAQFYRDYGMGRSHGTLPFQLAGNVKQGGLVEKAFGLTLRELLYGFGGGTRSGRPIKAVQVGGPLGAYVPESQWDVPLDYEAYAAIGAVLGHGGIVVHDDTADMAGLARYAMEFCAIESCGKCTPCRIGSTRGVEVIDRIAGGANREQQVILLRDLCETMVGGSLCAMGSMTPLPVLSALDHYPEDFGLTAADHQAA; encoded by the coding sequence ATGAGCGCAGTGAAAGTTTTCGTGCCTTGCGATTCGGCGGCTTTGGCGGCGGGGGCCAATGAGGTGGCGGCGGCTTTGCTGAACGAGTGCGCAAGGCGGGGGCTGGCGATCGATCTGGTGCGCAACGGCTCGCGGGGCCTGTTCTGGCTGGAGCCTTTGGTGGAGGTGGGCACCGCCCTGGGCCGTGTGGCCTACGGGCCGGTCACGCCTGAAGATGTGGTGTCGTTGCTGGACGCCGGCTTGCTGGACGGCGGCGAACACGCCCTGCGCCACGGCATCACCGAGCAGATCCCCTTCCTCGCTTTGCAGGAGCGCCTGACGTTCCGGCGCATGGGCATCACCGATCCGTTGAGCCTGGCCGATTACGAGGCCCATGATGGCTGGCAAGGATTGAAACGGGCCGTGGGCATGGGCAGCGCCGATCTGCTGCACGAAGTGACCCACTCGGGTCTGCGCGGGCGCGGGGGTGCCGCGTTTCCGGCAGGTATCAAATGGAAGACGGTGGCCGGACTTCAGGCGGCCCAGAAGTACGTGGTGTGCAACGCCGATGAGGGCGATTCGGGCACCTATTCCGACCGCATGACCCTGGAGGGCGACCCCTTCATGCTGATCGAAGGCATGGCGATCGCCGCCATGACGGTTGGGGCCACGGAGGGCTACATCTACATCCGCAGCGAGTATCCGCACGCGGTGGCCACCATGACCCGGGCCATTGCGCTGGCCACCGAGGCCGGCTTCCTGGGCGACCGCGTGCTCGGCAGCGAGCACATCTTTCATCTGCACGTGCGCAAGGCCGCGGGTTCGTATGTCTGTGGCGAAGAAACGGCGATGCTGGAGAGCCTGGAGGGCAAGCGTGGCATCGTGCGCGCCAAGCCGCCGCTGCCTGCGATCGAAGGTCTGTTTGGCCTGCCCACGGTGATCAACAACGTGATCACCTTCGCCAGCGTGCCGGTGATCCTGGCGCGCGGCGCGCAGTTTTACCGCGATTACGGCATGGGCCGCTCCCATGGCACGCTGCCGTTCCAGCTGGCGGGCAATGTGAAGCAGGGTGGTCTGGTCGAGAAAGCGTTTGGCCTCACCTTGCGTGAGCTGCTCTACGGTTTTGGAGGGGGCACGCGCAGCGGTCGACCGATCAAGGCCGTGCAGGTCGGTGGGCCGCTGGGCGCCTATGTGCCGGAGTCCCAATGGGATGTGCCACTGGACTACGAGGCGTACGCGGCCATCGGGGCGGTGCTGGGCCACGGTGGCATCGTGGTGCACGACGACACGGCCGACATGGCCGGGCTGGCGCGGTACGCCATGGAATTCTGCGCGATTGAAAGCTGCGGCAAATGCACACCCTGCCGCATCGGATCCACCCGCGGGGTCGAGGTTATCGATCGCATTGCCGGCGGGGCGAATCGCGAACAGCAGGTGATCTTGCTGCGCGACCTCTGCGAAACCATGGTGGGCGGCAGCTTGTGCGCCATGGGCAGCATGACGCCGCTGCCGGTGTTGTCCGCGCTGGACCATTACCCGGAAGATTTTGGATTGACCGCCGCCGACCATCAGGCTGCGTGA